The Corynebacterium halotolerans YIM 70093 = DSM 44683 region GCAAGTCCACCCTGCTGGGCGCCGTCCTCGGCACCCGCCGCCTCACCCGCGGGCAGGTGCGTGTCGACGCCCGCGTGGGCTACATCCCCCAGCAGCGCATGTTCCCCGGCGAGCTGCCCATGCGCGCCCGCGACCTGGCCTCGCTCGCGCTGGCCCACGGCGTCGTGAAGCGGCGTTCCCCGCAGCGTGCGGAGGTCGACGCCCTCCTGGAGTCCGTGGGCGCCGCCGGCCTGGCGGACCGCCGCGTGGGCACCCTGTCGGGCGGCCAGCAGCAGCTCATCCGGCAGGCGCAGGCGCTGGCGAACGACCCGCAGATCCTGCTGGCCGACGAGCCGCTGCTCAGCCTCGACCTGGCGCGTCAGCAGGCGACCGTCGACATGCTCGACCGGCGGCGACGCGAGCACGGAACCTCGGTGCTGTTCGTCACCCACGGCATCAACCCGGTGCTCTCCGTGGTCGACCGGGTGCTCTACCTCGCCCCGGGCGGGCACACGCTCGGCACCGTGGACGAGGTCATGCGCTCGGACGTGCTGTCCCGGCTGTACAACACCCGCGTCGACGTCGTCGAGGTCAACGGCCGGATGGTGGTGATCTGATGGATTTCGCCCAGATGCTCGCCGACACCCAGTACCTGTTCACCGTCGGGTTCGTGCAGCAGGCGCTGCTGGCCTCCGCCATCCTCGGTGTGCTCTCCGGGGTGATGACCCCGCTGATCGTGCTGCGGCAGATGTCGTTCTCCGTCCACGCCACCAGCGAGCTCGCCCTCATGGGCGCGGCCGCGGCCCTGCTCTTCGGGCTCAACATCGGCGGCGGCGCGGTCGTCGGCTCGATCGTCGCCGCACTGCTGCTCGCACTGCTGGGGATGCGCCGGCAGCAGGACAGTGCCATCGGTGTGGTCATGAGTTTCGGCCTCGGCCTGTCCGTGCTGTTCATCCACCTCTACCCCGGCAACTCCTCGACGGCGTTCTCGCTGCTGACCGGCCAGATCGTCGGCGTGTCCGGCACGTCGGTGTGGCTGCTGGGACTGGTGGCCGTGCTCGTGGTGGGCACCGTGTGGCTGTTCTGGCGGCCGCTGCTGTTCGCCTCCGCGGACCCGGTGATGGCGCAGGCGGCGGGCGTGCCCGTGCGCGGTTTCTCCCTGCTCTTCGCGGTACTCGTCGGCCTGACCGCCGCCCAGTCCGTGCAGATCGTCGGCGCACTGCTGGTCATGGCGCTGCTGATCACACCCGGCGCGGCCGCCGTCCAGATCACCTCCTCGCCGGTGAAGGCCGTGGCGTGGTCGGTGCTCTTCGCGGAGATCGCCGCCGTGGGTGGCCTCGTCCTGTCGTTGGCTCCC contains the following coding sequences:
- a CDS encoding metal ABC transporter ATP-binding protein — encoded protein: MLVSFSDAAVDPLWSGLDLDIGPGEFIAVLGPNGVGKSTLLGAVLGTRRLTRGQVRVDARVGYIPQQRMFPGELPMRARDLASLALAHGVVKRRSPQRAEVDALLESVGAAGLADRRVGTLSGGQQQLIRQAQALANDPQILLADEPLLSLDLARQQATVDMLDRRRREHGTSVLFVTHGINPVLSVVDRVLYLAPGGHTLGTVDEVMRSDVLSRLYNTRVDVVEVNGRMVVI
- a CDS encoding metal ABC transporter permease — encoded protein: MDFAQMLADTQYLFTVGFVQQALLASAILGVLSGVMTPLIVLRQMSFSVHATSELALMGAAAALLFGLNIGGGAVVGSIVAALLLALLGMRRQQDSAIGVVMSFGLGLSVLFIHLYPGNSSTAFSLLTGQIVGVSGTSVWLLGLVAVLVVGTVWLFWRPLLFASADPVMAQAAGVPVRGFSLLFAVLVGLTAAQSVQIVGALLVMALLITPGAAAVQITSSPVKAVAWSVLFAEIAAVGGLVLSLAPGLPVSVFVTTISFVIYLLCRLVGWRRGRRASRDEVAAARRADVVVPAPAGNASESTAVPDDAAVEHCHPEDPPPARPQRL